In Desulfovibrio sp. Fe33, the DNA window GCTGGACATGCTCCGCAAACTCGTCGGTAAAACGAGGTGACGATGTTCAAACGGTATGTCCTTCTGGACCGCGACGGGACCATCATCGTGGACAAGCACTATCTTCACGATCCCGATGAGGTGGAGCTTCTGCCTCAGGCCGCCGAGGGCCTCAAGCGGATGCAGGGCATGGGCTTCGGCCTGGCCGTGTTGACCAATCAGAGCGGTATCGGGCGTGGCTATTACGATAAGGATTCGGTTCTCGCCTGCAATCAGCGCATGATTGAACTCCTGGCGGCCCAAGGCGTGATGATCGACGGCGTGTTCTTTTGCCCGCACGAGCCCAAGGCGGGTTGCGATTGCCGCAAGCCCAAGCCCGGCCTTATGCAACGCGCCGCCACCGAACTCGATTTCGACCCCTCGCAGGCGTTCATGATCGGCGACAAATCCGCCGACATCGGCCTGGGCCGGAAAACCGGCGCAACCACCATCCTCGTGCGAACCGGAAAAGGCGCACAGCAGGAAGCCAAATGCGGCCACCGCGCGGACCATGTCTGCGACGACCTTTTCGCCGCCGCATTGTTCATCGAAAGCTGTCTGTAGGACGGATGATGCCTCCGGCGGCCGGGGGAAGGGAGGGAAAAACCCTTTGAAAAGGGTTATTTCCCTCCCTTCCCCCAGACCCCCATCCCACCCTTTTCCCAAACTTTTTGTCGCCGCTTCGCGGGGGCGGCAAATGATTCGCTTTTTCCCCAACGTATTTTTCTAGCTTGATAGTTGCCTCGAGAGGAAGCTCTTCTCTAGGTCGATCTGCATCCGCGCGGGCAAAGGTTGGCGGAGAAATAAGCCTCTTCGCAAAACAACTTTCAAGTTTGATTGGCTCTTTGCAAGAAAAGGGAACCAATTGTCGACGCCCCGCGAAGCGGCGACAAAAAGTTTGGGAGAGTCCAGAGAACCTTTTTCAAAAGGTTCTCTGGCGGGGTCCGGGGCGGCGCCCCGGCTGCCGGAGGCTCCCCATCCGTCTACAGTTCGTCGATTTTGAGCGGGCTTCCTTTGTCGGGTGTGGCTCTGAGCGTGAGGGCGTCTTTCGGGCAGGAGAGGGTGCAGACGCCGCAGCCCATGCAGCGGTCTTCGCGGATGAACGCGCCGTTCTTGTCGAAGCCGATGGCCTTGAACTGGCATTTCTGGGCGCAGGTGCCGCATTTGGTGCAGAGCTCCCGGTTGACTTCGGCGAGATAGCCGGACGAGCAGAGCATGGGGATGCCGTGGGCGTGCGCCTTCATGGCTCCGCAGCAGCAGGAGCAGCAGTTGCAGATGGCGTAGAAGCGTCCGAGGGCGGCGTCCTTGAAGAAGGCGTGGGAGACATGCCCGCGCGCCTGTTCAGCCTTGACTACGGACACGGCCTCATCGGCGGTGATGATCCGGCATTTGTCGGGATGGTGATCGAGGATGAAGGAGGCGAAAGGGTCTCCGATTATCAGGCAGACGTCGGTGGGCGTGCACGGGTTTTTCATTCCGGCTCGGCAGGGGCATTCGAGGCGGACGATTTTTTCCGGGTGATTCAGGATGAGATTGCGGGCCCTGGTATAGGGCAGAACGGTTTCGGGCAGGACGGTATTTACCGGGCGGTTCAGGCGGATGAGCTTGGTGGCCTCCGCCAGGGGCAGGGGCTTGCCGTGGTAGGCGTCGCTCCAGGTTGATTTTGTCTGGTTCGGGTCGCCCGAGCGGTGGGCGTCGGTTTCGGTGAAGGGGTGAACGCGGTCGATGATGAAGACGAGCGGCACCCACAACCAGCGCCACCACGGGTTCTTGTCGCCGGCCAGGCCTATGTAGTGGTATGGCCACCGGGCGTAGACATAGCCGTGGATGAAGTCGAACAGGGACATGCCCTGCTTGCGGCACGCGCGGTAGTAATCTCTGGTCGATCGCTTGATGAAGGGTATTTGCATTGCCGTTTTTTGCCCTGTATATGTTCAACAAGTCTGATGATAGTACCTTTTGGGATGGCAAAGTCAACATTGCGGCATAACGGCCTGGAGGGATTCCGGCCGATCGAGACCGGAGGTAGGCTGATGA includes these proteins:
- the gmhB gene encoding D-glycero-beta-D-manno-heptose 1,7-bisphosphate 7-phosphatase, with the translated sequence MFKRYVLLDRDGTIIVDKHYLHDPDEVELLPQAAEGLKRMQGMGFGLAVLTNQSGIGRGYYDKDSVLACNQRMIELLAAQGVMIDGVFFCPHEPKAGCDCRKPKPGLMQRAATELDFDPSQAFMIGDKSADIGLGRKTGATTILVRTGKGAQQEAKCGHRADHVCDDLFAAALFIESCL
- a CDS encoding 4Fe-4S binding protein; its protein translation is MQIPFIKRSTRDYYRACRKQGMSLFDFIHGYVYARWPYHYIGLAGDKNPWWRWLWVPLVFIIDRVHPFTETDAHRSGDPNQTKSTWSDAYHGKPLPLAEATKLIRLNRPVNTVLPETVLPYTRARNLILNHPEKIVRLECPCRAGMKNPCTPTDVCLIIGDPFASFILDHHPDKCRIITADEAVSVVKAEQARGHVSHAFFKDAALGRFYAICNCCSCCCGAMKAHAHGIPMLCSSGYLAEVNRELCTKCGTCAQKCQFKAIGFDKNGAFIREDRCMGCGVCTLSCPKDALTLRATPDKGSPLKIDEL